The Macrobrachium rosenbergii isolate ZJJX-2024 unplaced genomic scaffold, ASM4041242v1 13913, whole genome shotgun sequence genome includes a region encoding these proteins:
- the LOC136838073 gene encoding uncharacterized protein isoform X4, with product MQVTSERKAVDGRYKADLNGAVTPRPQGRRLYDDVQESVRNKTKGDERKENQVSGKRRDIQEQTLPLHLLQELKKDVQELKEDVRLIKNRMDMLDPKCGENKTVETTLENPFEILRSFGFRANSLEEEAERHLVCSKISDNFLSGKSSSQRNT from the exons ATGCAAGTTACATCTGAGAGGAAAGCTGTTGATGGACGTTACAAGGCTGACCTTAATG GAGCTGTTACCCCAAGGCCACAAGGAAGGAGGCTTTATGATGATGTACAGGAGTCAGTTCGCAACAAGACCAAAGGAGACGAGAGGAAGGAAAACCAAGTTAGCGGAAAAAGAAGG GATATTCAAGAGCAAACGCTGCCGCTACACTTGCTTCAAGAACTCAAGAAGGATGTCCAAGAATTGAAAGAGGATGTCCGCCTTATCAAGAATAGGATGGACATGTTGGACCCTAAGTGTGGTGAAAATAAAACTGTGGAAACCACTTTGGAAAACCCCTTCGAGATACTTCGGTCATTTGGCTTCAGAGCCAATTCATTGGAAGAA GAGGCTGAACGTCATCTTGTTTGCAGCAAGATATCGGATAA CTTCTTGAGCGGGAAAAGCAGTTCTCAGAGGAACACCTAG
- the LOC136838073 gene encoding uncharacterized protein isoform X1, producing MSQTGHNPSPSTCTSNSILDVNAESGDESQSMQVTSERKAVDGRYKADLNGAVTPRPQGRRLYDDVQESVRNKTKGDERKENQVSGKRRDIQEQTLPLHLLQELKKDVQELKEDVRLIKNRMDMLDPKCGENKTVETTLENPFEILRSFGFRANSLEEEAERHLVCSKISDNFLSGKSSSQRNT from the exons ATGTCCCAGACAGGGCATAACCCCAGCCCCAGTACCTGTACTTCAAACAGTATACTTG ATGTGAATGCTGAAAGTGGTGATGAGAGCCAATCTATGCAAGTTACATCTGAGAGGAAAGCTGTTGATGGACGTTACAAGGCTGACCTTAATG GAGCTGTTACCCCAAGGCCACAAGGAAGGAGGCTTTATGATGATGTACAGGAGTCAGTTCGCAACAAGACCAAAGGAGACGAGAGGAAGGAAAACCAAGTTAGCGGAAAAAGAAGG GATATTCAAGAGCAAACGCTGCCGCTACACTTGCTTCAAGAACTCAAGAAGGATGTCCAAGAATTGAAAGAGGATGTCCGCCTTATCAAGAATAGGATGGACATGTTGGACCCTAAGTGTGGTGAAAATAAAACTGTGGAAACCACTTTGGAAAACCCCTTCGAGATACTTCGGTCATTTGGCTTCAGAGCCAATTCATTGGAAGAA GAGGCTGAACGTCATCTTGTTTGCAGCAAGATATCGGATAA CTTCTTGAGCGGGAAAAGCAGTTCTCAGAGGAACACCTAG
- the LOC136838068 gene encoding uncharacterized protein, which produces MGEGGVATPPSGAGLEKWSLYGVFSSTALPTATVTVKSEDGQFIPVRCLFDSGSQRSFIHKDLANKLGIRTVTTVDMILNNFDSMGNSKNYEIVNPVVSLGNRKKRVSIIVVENMPEPIATPGLCETMRDLDRRGYRLADKDIRSDRIDNIQMLIGSDFLGRYLSGMRQVNNIDLFESPGGYLVYSLIPHKGTSHIHCNSALVSRVSVESGESAPLLAEPRTLNSAVIDDTLPVHKLWDLDVVGIIPSQVSPSDVKTISKYETTVLYSDGRCWVELPFKHNHPFLPTNHNIALAQIYNQVKRFQHQPELLKCYEQLNLDFIEEVENPVVSPNTHYLPHHAVSKNSSTTPLRAVYNCSARVNQSPASLNDCLMTGPSLTEKLFDLLVRFRMNKFACIADIEKAFLQIGLQPHHRDFTRFLWLENPFDQDSTVNTYRLKSVLFGATCSPFLLKMTLQYHFQISSSPYSDLLLSSFYVDNFQYTTDDEQELVKLYDVANDNPADLLTRGISIAQFRKSYLWIHGPSWLSRPEEWPEQKIYVMICETVSEVVPEVPIPEPIFDYSNYSSLRKLLNVTRVVYNFIIYVKSDIRLVDPLMYWIRYVQDTHYPRICAFLRKELNSLEQDKLTFIKETGLYYDEYTGLVHSRGRLHHSNLDQRTKFPILIPLKSHFTSLLIDYAHEKCLHGGVKDTLSYLRRQYWIPKVISTIKKFLRHCVICKRVGDSRFDYPGPPLPAVRVQFIRPFAHTGIDSSGPITITKTDDGMQSLVG; this is translated from the exons atgggggaggggggggttgcCACGCCCCCTTCGGGGGCGGGGTTAGAAAAGTGGAGTCTATATGGGGTTTTTTCCTCTACTGCTCTTCCTACTGCAACAGTGACCGTGAAATCAGAAGATGGCCAGTTCATACCAGTTAGATGTCTTTTTGATAGTGGAAGTCAGCGTTCCTTCATTCATAAAGATTTGGCCAATAAGTTAGGCATCAGAACAGTCACTACTGTAGATATGATTTTGAATAACTTTGATAGTATGGGAAATTCCAAGAATTATGAGATTGTTAACCCCGTAGTTTCATTGGGGAATAGGAAAAAGAGAGTATCAATAATCGTTGTGGAAAACATGCCAGAACCAATAGCAACTCCTGGTCTTTGTGAGACTATGAGAGATCTTGATAGGAGAGGTTATCGTCTTGCAGATAAAGATATAAGGTCAGATAGGATTGACAACATCCAAATGCTCATAGGTTCAGACTTCCTAGGGAGATATTTATCAGGTATGAGGCAAGTgaataatattgatttatttgaaTCCCCGGGTGGATATTTAGTTTATAGTCTCATTCCACATAAAGGTACTAGTCATATCCATTGTAACAGTGCACTTGTTTCTAGAGTGAGTGTTGAGTCAGGAGAAAGTGCCCCATTGTTGGCTGAACCTCGCACATTAAACTCTGCCGTGATTGATGATACTCTTCCGGTGCATAAATTATGGGACCTTGACGTAGTCGGGATAATTCCTTCACAAGTTTCACCAAGTGATGTCAAAACTATTTCTAAGTATGAAACCACAGTTTTGTATAGCGATGGAAGATGCTGGGTGGAATTACCATTCAAGCATAATCATCCTTTTCTCCCAACTAATCACAATATAGCATTAGCTCAAATTTACAATCAAGTAAAAAGGTTTCAGCATCAACCAGAGCTTTTGAAATGTTATGAGCAgttaaatttagattttattgaaGAAGTTGAAAATCCAGTAGTAAGTCCCAACACCCACTATCTTCCACATCATGCAGTCAGCAAGAACTCATCCACTACACCCCTTAGAGCGGTGTATAATTGTAGTGCAAGAGTCAATCAGTCCCCTGCATCATTGAATGATTGTCTCATGACTGGTCCTTCATTAACAGAGAAATTATTTGATTTGCTAGTCAggtttagaatgaataaatttgcCTGCATAGCTGATATTGAGAAGGCTTTTCTGCAGATTGGATTACAACCTCATCACAGGGACTTTACTAGATTTTTGTGGTTAGAAAACCCATTTGATCAAGACAGTACAGTAAACACATACAGACTTAAATCAGTTCTCTTTGGTGCTACTTGCAGCCCTTTTTTGCTGAAGATGACCTTACAGTATCATTTCCAGATATCGTCTTCACCTTATTCAGATCTTTTATTATCTAGtttctatgtagataattttcAATATACTACTGATGATGAACAAGAGTTAGTTAAGTTATATGATGTGGCCAATG ATAACCCAGCAGATCTCCTAACAAGGGGTATTAGTATAGCTCAGTTTCGCAAGTCTTACTTGTGGATCCATGGGCCTTCATGGTTGTCTCGTCCTGAAGAATGGCCTGAACAGaaaatttatgtaatgatttGTGAAACTGTATCAGAGGTTGTTCCTGAAGTGCCTATTCCAGAACCTATTTTTGATTATAGTAACTACTCATCTCTAAGAAAGTTGTTGAATGTTACTAGAgttgtttataatttcattatatatgttaaatctgatATTAGATTAGTTGATCCTCTTATGTATTGGATCAGATATGTTCAAGATACTCATTATCCCAGAATTTGTGCCTTCCTTAGGAAGGAATTGAACAGTCTTGAACAAGATAAACTGACATTTATTAAAGAGACAGGTCTTTATTATGATGAGTATACTGGTCTGGTCCATAGTCGCGGTAGACTACACCATTCTAATTTAGATCAACGTACCAAATTTCCTATTTTAATACCTCTCAAGAGTCATTTTACTAGTCTGTTAATTGACTATGCTCATGAAAAATGTCTGCATGGTGGAGTTAAAGACACCTTGTCTTATCTTCGTCGACAATATTGGATACCAAAGGTGATATCAACCATTAAGAAGTTCCTAAGACATTGTGTAATTTGTAAAAGAGTTGGAGATAGTAGATTTGATTACCCTGGTCCTCCACTTCCAGCTGTAAGAGTTCAGTTTATCCGACCATTTGCACATACTGGCATTGATTCTTCAGGTCCCATTACCATAACCAAAACTGATGATG GTATGCAGTCATTAGTGGGTTGA
- the LOC136838073 gene encoding uncharacterized protein isoform X3 codes for MSQTGHNPSPSTCTSNSILDVNAESGDESQSMQVTSERKAVDGRYKADLNGAVTPRPQGRRLYDDVQESVRNKTKGDERKENQVSGKRRDIQEQTLPLHLLQELKKDVQELKEDVRLIKNRMDMLDPKCGENKTVETTLENPFEILRSFGFRANSLEETGG; via the exons ATGTCCCAGACAGGGCATAACCCCAGCCCCAGTACCTGTACTTCAAACAGTATACTTG ATGTGAATGCTGAAAGTGGTGATGAGAGCCAATCTATGCAAGTTACATCTGAGAGGAAAGCTGTTGATGGACGTTACAAGGCTGACCTTAATG GAGCTGTTACCCCAAGGCCACAAGGAAGGAGGCTTTATGATGATGTACAGGAGTCAGTTCGCAACAAGACCAAAGGAGACGAGAGGAAGGAAAACCAAGTTAGCGGAAAAAGAAGG GATATTCAAGAGCAAACGCTGCCGCTACACTTGCTTCAAGAACTCAAGAAGGATGTCCAAGAATTGAAAGAGGATGTCCGCCTTATCAAGAATAGGATGGACATGTTGGACCCTAAGTGTGGTGAAAATAAAACTGTGGAAACCACTTTGGAAAACCCCTTCGAGATACTTCGGTCATTTGGCTTCAGAGCCAATTCATTGGAAGAA ACAGGAGGCTGA
- the LOC136838075 gene encoding uncharacterized protein → MGNNSSSELSADEVATQVRHHYYYGAGAPNTFIRKVKTGHDHEAGAEEEVAGDATTPADSPQQCNPHQLRHHPLLKETSNPVKIATSLKKMSKPLAAMMNHPHHTPIQIPSLKTSH, encoded by the exons atgGGAAATAACTCCAGTAGCGAACTGTCAGCTGACGAAGTAGCCACTCAGGTCAGACACCATTACTACTATGGTGCTGGAGCCCCCAACACATTTATTAGGAAGGTGAAAACAGGTCATGACCATGAagcaggagcagaagaagaagtagcaggaGATGCAACAACCCCCGCTGACAGCCCACAGCAGTGCAACCCCCACCAACTCCGCCACCACCCACTACTGAAGGAAACGAGCAACCCGGTGAAG ATTGCCACGTCATTAAAGAAGATGTCCAAGCCTCTAGCCGCCATGATGAATCATCCTCACCACACTCCGATCcag ATCCCTTCGCTGAAGACTTCCCATTAG
- the LOC136838073 gene encoding uncharacterized protein isoform X2 gives MSQTGHNPSPSTCTSNSILDVNAESGDESQSMQVTSERKAVDGRYKADLNGAVTPRPQGRRLYDDVQESVRNKTKGDERKENQVSGKRRDIQEQTLPLHLLQELKKDVQELKEDVRLIKNRMDMLDPKCGENKTVETTLENPFEILRSFGFRANSLEELLEREKQFSEEHLDGEKNRGSF, from the exons ATGTCCCAGACAGGGCATAACCCCAGCCCCAGTACCTGTACTTCAAACAGTATACTTG ATGTGAATGCTGAAAGTGGTGATGAGAGCCAATCTATGCAAGTTACATCTGAGAGGAAAGCTGTTGATGGACGTTACAAGGCTGACCTTAATG GAGCTGTTACCCCAAGGCCACAAGGAAGGAGGCTTTATGATGATGTACAGGAGTCAGTTCGCAACAAGACCAAAGGAGACGAGAGGAAGGAAAACCAAGTTAGCGGAAAAAGAAGG GATATTCAAGAGCAAACGCTGCCGCTACACTTGCTTCAAGAACTCAAGAAGGATGTCCAAGAATTGAAAGAGGATGTCCGCCTTATCAAGAATAGGATGGACATGTTGGACCCTAAGTGTGGTGAAAATAAAACTGTGGAAACCACTTTGGAAAACCCCTTCGAGATACTTCGGTCATTTGGCTTCAGAGCCAATTCATTGGAAGAA CTTCTTGAGCGGGAAAAGCAGTTCTCAGAGGAACACCTAGATGGCGAGAAGAACAGAGGCTCCTTTTAA
- the LOC136838066 gene encoding uncharacterized protein, protein MKKDPCSQALKQSREEGRQVVYLDETWFTTRMSHNTEWVDTAQPFTTTTYEYSRQVPPGDGECFVVVAAGTNKGFIEDSFLCYTAKNSSGDYHGEMNAELFKRWLTTKLVPSLEEPSVLVIDNTPYHSHLTEESHCPTTGTKKGDLINWLRQRNITYPPHALRPELLKICKENRPPPRFTVDNTIRLWGHEVVRLPPAHPELNAIEQVWSVMKKYVRSSLHHFTRTDLNARLNEAKLYVTEDVWANAVQRSEYFEREYWSLDNIHDSVDPIIISLASDDEEEDFILDSFEG, encoded by the coding sequence ATGAAAAAGGATCCGTGCTCTCAGGCTCTCAAACAGTCTCGTGAGGAAGGAAGACAGGTGGTCTATTTAGACGAGACATGGTTCACTACAAGGATGAGCCACAACACAGAATGGGTGGACACAGCTCAGCCATTCACAACTACCACATACGAGTATAGCCGACAGGTTCCGCCAGGAGATGGTGAATGCTTTGTCGTGGTAGCAGCTGGTACTAACAAGGGCTTTATTGAAGATTCATTCCTTTGCTATACAGCAAAGAATAGTAGTGGGGACTACCATGGCGAAATGAACGCCGAACTCTTCAAGCGATGGCTGACAACCAAATTAGTACCATCATTAGAAGAGCCATCAGTTCTCGTCATCGACAACACTCCCTACCACAGTCACCTTACAGAGGAGAGCCACTGTCCAACTACTGGCACCAAAAAAGGCGATCTAATAAATTGGTTGCGGCAGCGCAATATCACATACCCACCACACGCTTTGCGACCTGAACTGCTCAAAATATGCAAGGAAAATCGACCACCTCCCAGATTCACAGTGGATAATACCATTCGCCTGTGGGGTCATGAAGTAGTGCGGCTACCACCAGCACACCCAGAGCTAAATGCTATTGAGCAAGTATGGAGTGTCATGAAGAAGTACGTTCGATCATCCCTTCACCATTTTACACGAACGGACCTCAATGCAAGATTGAATGAAGCAAAGTTGTATGTGACAGAGGACGTGTGGGCAAATGCTGTTCAGCGCTCTGAATACTTTGAGAGAGAGTACTGGTCATTAGATAATATCCATGACAGTGTGGATCCCATCATCATAAGTCTCGCCAGTGACGACGAAgaggaagactttattttagaCAGTTTTGAGGGGtaa